In a single window of the Rhizoctonia solani chromosome 16, complete sequence genome:
- a CDS encoding DNA replication licensing factor mcm6, which produces MAQASQDELYAVADFCLIPMGTGEPSVGPQIAECQRVLEKSGLTYKGLMHHLAQLHGYGTNIGMFLLVGSRLVSRSREEGPWSAVSKAIHDCHAAVHALGTPRVATDIRIGTRTDKEIAPGTGNDGKVQRVVDILAQDKK; this is translated from the exons ATGGCTCAAGCATCACAAGATGAGCTATATGCGGTCGCAG ATTTTTGTCTCATCCCAATGGGTACTGGAGAGCCTTCG GTTGGCCCACAAATCGCAGAG TGTCAACGAGTGCTGGAGAAATCTGGATTGACATATAAA GGACTGATGCACCACCTCGCTCAGCTCCA TGGATACGGAACGAATATTGGTATGTTTTTACTGGTCGGGTCACGGCTTGTCTCACGCAGCAGAGAAGAAGGACCGTGGTCAGCGGTTTCCAAGGCCATCCACGATTGCCATGCTGCAGTGCATGCACTCG GAACGCCGAGGGTTGCAACAGACATCCGAATCGGTACTCGGACAGATAAAGAGATTGCACCAGGGACAGGGAACGATGGCAAAGTTCAAAGAGTAGTTGATATTTTGGCCCAGGATAAGAAGTAA
- a CDS encoding DNA replication licensing factor MCM2/3/5 family pretein, whose product MALQVITRDIAYLEEKEKIKDFLSKYEGTSEKDVTRGFDELDLNEEENDGGAAPEGILRMKYGKQLLRIANRQQNTLTIELEDILEYERTGSELVARIKGNVRRYKQIFCEAVDELMPEPTRDISYLDDVLDTIMHQRAQINAENEEAGQVGFPAQLLRRYDLYFQPLSSDAALAVREVRGKHLGQLITVRGIVTRISEVKPLLLVNAYTCDKCGSEIFQDISQKQFTPLTDCPSDRCAKDGAGKGALHMQTRASRFSAFQEARVQEMADQVPVGHIPRSMVVHLYGGRTRELSPGDVVHIGGAFLPTPYTGYQAIRAGLLTDTYLESHSIHQLRKQYDEMELTPEIQMDIERLKRDRNLYSKLAASIAPEIYGHEDVKKALLLLLIGGVTKNMGDGMKIRGDINVCLMGDPGVAKSQLLKYISKVAPRGVYTTGKGSSGVGLTAAVMRDPVTDEMVLEGGALVLADNGICCIDEFDKMEESDRTAIHEVMEQQTISISKAGITTTLNARTSILAAANPLYGRYNPKVSPVENINLPAALLSRFDVMFLILDKPTRDDDERLAQHVAYVHMHGRHPELDFTPVEPTLMRHFIAQARLRRPIVPPGVSDYIVQSYVRLRKEHKEQEEENKSHSYTSARTLLAVLRLSQALARLRFNDTVETEDVDEALRLMEASKESLEERTEEGGEGDRTVVSRIFRLMKGMASVSRPRTRRMGRGPGGEKDMDMDEEDGEGEMMQVSMVDLRSRVLAKGFTETQLMDTIQQYESINIITRSANGQFVRFVDADED is encoded by the exons ATGGCCCTCCAAGTCATCACACGCGATATTGCCTATCTCGAGGAAAAAG AAAAAATCAAGGATTTTCTTTCCAAGTACGAGGGGACTAGCGAGAAGGATGTCACCCGTGGTTTCGATGAGCTTGACTTGAATGAGGAAGAAAACGACGGCGGGGCCGCCCCTGAGGGCATACTGAGGATGAAGTACGGCAAGCAGTTG CTTCGTATCGCCAACAGACAACAGAACACACTCACTATCGAGTTGGAGGATATCTTGGAG TATGAACGAACTGGCTCTGAGTTGGTCGCCCGAATCAAAGGCAATGTCCGACGGTATAAACAAATCTTTTGCGAGGCTGTAGACGAACTTATGCCCGAGCCTACACGGGATATTTCCTACCTCGACGATGTGTTGGATACCATTATGCATCAGAGGGCCCAGATAAATGCTGAGAACGAGGAGGCAGGACAAGTTGGGTTCCCTGCGCAATTATTGAGACGATA TGACTTGTACTTCCAACCCCTCTCGTCAGATGCAGCCCTTGCCGTGCGTGAAGTTCGAGGAAAACATCTTGGACAGTTGATAACTGTCCGAGGCATCGTCACACGTATCAGTGAAGTTAAGCCTCTGCTTCTTGTCAATGCGTACACGTGCGACAAGTGCGGCTCCGAAATCTTCCAAGACATTTCTCAAAAACAATTTACTCCACTTACTGACTGCCCATCCGATCGATGTGCCAAGGATGGAGCAGGGAAAGGAGCCCTGCATATGCAAACTCGTGCCAGTCGTTTCAGCGCGTTCCAAGAAGCCAGGGTGCAAGAAATGGCGGATCAAGTGCCAGTAGGACATATCCCACGATCAATGGTTGTTCATCTCTACGGAGGAAGGACGCGAGAGCTTTCTCCTGGAGATGTTGTCCATATTGGAGGCGCGTTTTTGCCGACCCCCTACACAGGATACCAAGCCATTCGCGCTGGGTTGCTTACCGACACGTACCTTGAATCCCATTCAATCCACCAGCTCAGGAAGCAATACGATGAAATGGAGCTCACCCCCGAGATTCAAATGGACATTGAACGTCTGAAACGCGACCGTAACTTGTACTCTAAACTAGCCGCGTCGATTGCTCCTGAAATCTACGGACATGAAGACGTCAAGAAGGCCTTGCTTTTGCTCTTGATTGGAGGTGTGACGAAGAATATGGGCGATGGGATGAAGATTCGTGGAGATATCAATGTCTGTTTGATGGGTGATCCCGGTGTGGCCAAGTCCCAGCTCTTGAAATACATTTCAAAGGTGGCTCCCCGTGGTGTGTATACGACGGGTAAGGGAAGTTCGGGTGTTGGTTTGACGGCTGCTGTAATGAGGGACCCTGTCACAGATGAGATGGTCCTTG AGGGCGGCGCACTCGTCTTGGCAGACAACGGCATCTGCTGTATTGATGAGTTTGACAAGATGGAAGAATCCGACCGAACTGCCATTCACGAAGTAATGGAACAGCAAACCATTTCTATTTCCAAAGCTGGAATCACCACTACGCTCAACGCACGCACCTCCATCCTCGCCGCCGCTAATCCCCTCTATGGCCGCTACAACCCCAAAGTCTCGCCCGTGGAGAACATCAACTTGCCTGCAGCGCTGTTATCTAGGTTCGATGTCATGTTCTTGATTTTGGACAAGCCAACCAGGGACGATGATGAGCGACTCGCGCAACATGTTGCATATGTGCATATGCACGGAAGGCACCCCGAGTTGGACTTTACGCCCGTCGAGCCCACTCTTATGAG ACATTTCATTGCTCAAGCTCGTCTCCGCCGTCCCATCGTTCCTCCCGGCGTATCAGACTACATTGTTCAATCCTACGTTCGCCTACGAAAGGAGCATAAAGAGCAAGAGGAAGAGAACAAGAGCCATTCGTACACCTCTGCGCGTACACTCCTTGCTGTCTTGCGTCTGTCGCAAGCATTGGCCCGTTTGAGGTTCAATGACACGGTAGAGACGGAGGATGTCGATGAGGCTCTACGGCTTATGGAGGCCAGCAAGGAGAGTCTGGAAGAGAGGACCGAGGAGGGAGGAGAGGGTGATCGCACAGTAGTTTCTCGCATCTTCAGGTTGATGAAGGGTATGGCTTCCGTTTCTCGCCCCAGGACCAGAAGGATGGGTCGTGGACCGGGTGGCGAGAAGGATATGGACATGGACGAAGAGGATGGCGAAGGAGAGATGATGCAAGTTTCGATGGTCGATTTACGTTCAAGAGTCTTGGCCAAGGGATTCACGGAGACCCAGTTGATGGACACTATTCAACAA TACGAAAGCATCAACATTATTACACGCTCTGCAAACGGACAATTCGTTCGCTTCGTGGATGCCGACGAAGACTAA